Proteins from a single region of Gossypium arboreum isolate Shixiya-1 chromosome 1, ASM2569848v2, whole genome shotgun sequence:
- the LOC108482570 gene encoding protein LITTLE ZIPPER 1-like — MCNNMNWSPSHPILVSSKRRHRSKKSKVQIYRLSRKRCEEEDVKKDMELMNLKLYLENRSIIEENEKLRKRANLLHQENLALMSELQNKFPHLDRFSTTLLVLLQKH; from the exons ATGTGTAACAACATGAATTGGAGCCCATCTCATCCCATCTTAGTTTCTTCAAAGAGAAGGCATAGATCAAAAAAAAGTAAAGTTCAAATCTACAGGCTTTCCAG GAAAAGGTGTGAAGAAGAAGATGTGAAGAAAGACATGGAACTAATGAACTTGAAGCTGTATTTGGAGAATCGAAGCATTATAGAAGAGAATGAGAAGTTAAGGAAGAGAGCTAATCTTCTACATCAAGAGAACTTGGCTTTAATGTCTGAGCTTCAGAACAAGTTTCCTCATTTGGATCGTTTTTCCACTACCCTTTTGGTTCTTCTGCAAAAACACTGA